The Periplaneta americana isolate PAMFEO1 chromosome 9, P.americana_PAMFEO1_priV1, whole genome shotgun sequence genome contains a region encoding:
- the LOC138706489 gene encoding chromobox protein homolog 1-like — MSKKSEKGSAPTSAEGEEEFSVEKVLDRRVRNGKVEYFLKWKGYSNDDNTWEPEENLDCPDLISEFEDNRKKREAAKKDDKKRKSTSTPSDDKKPAKKKQTDEEKKPQGFDRGLEPERIIGATDSSGELMFLMKWKGTDEADLVPAKKANITCPQIVIQFYEERLTWHSSTHDEEDKDGGSGNLQSGTKQKGVSSYKKEKQN; from the exons ATGAGTAAGAAGTCAGAGAAAGGAAGTGCTCCGACATCTGCAGAAGGTGAAGAAGAGTTTTCTGTCGAGAAAGTCCTTGATCGCCGGGTTAGAAACGGCAAAGTAGAGTACTTTTTGAAATGGAAAGGTTATTCCAATGACGATAATACTTGGGAACCAGAGGAAAACTTGGATTGTCCAGATTTGATTTCAGAATTCGAAGACAACAGGAAAAAGAGGGAAGCAGCAAAGAAGgacgataaaaagagaaaatcTACAAGTACACCTTCGGACGACAAGAAGCCTGCCAAGAAGAAACAGACCGATGAAGAAAAGAAGCCCCAAGGCTTCGACAGGGGTTTGGAGCCGGAACGGATCATTGGAGCTACAGACTCAAGTGGGGAACTCATGTTCCTAATGAAATGGAAAGGAACTGATGAAGCAGATCTGGTTCCAGCCAAGAAGGCCAACATCACTTGTCCCCAGATTGTTATCCAGTTCTATGAGGAGCGTCTCACCTGGCACAGTTCCACTCATGATGAAGAAGATAAAG ATGGCGGGAGCGGGAATTTGCAGAGTGGCACAAAGCAAAAGGGAGTGTCGAGCTACAAGAAGGAAAAGCAGAACTGA